In Panicum virgatum strain AP13 chromosome 4N, P.virgatum_v5, whole genome shotgun sequence, a single window of DNA contains:
- the LOC120670975 gene encoding THO complex subunit 4B-like isoform X2, giving the protein MAGALDMSLDDLISKNKKTQPRPSGRGPTSGGGGPAPTAPRRRFNARAAAAPYHRGTTFPFQAQARRPMAYAGYGAAQPQPPMDAPTKLYISNLDYGVSNDDIKELFSDVGDIQRYSINYDRSGRSKGTAEVVFSRRSDAVAAVKRYNNVQLDGKPMKIEIIGTNIEAPAPPTATFSFNPPPGNFNVPFKRPGRGGDGGWPRGRGGFTGRGLGGYGSRGRGRGGRGSEKVSAEDLDADLDKYHAAAMETS; this is encoded by the exons ATGGCCGGCGCCCTCGACATGTCCCTCGACGACCTCAtctccaagaacaagaaaaccCAACCGCGCCCCAGCGGCCGAGGCCCGACCTCCGGGGGCGGAGGCCCCGCACCCacggcaccgcgccgccgcttcaACGCCCGCGCCGCAGCAGCCCCGTACCACCGCGGCACCACTTTCCCTTTCCAG gcgcaggcgcggcggcCCATGGCTTATGCTGGATACGGAGCCGCCCAGCCCCAGCCGCCGATGGACGCGCCTACCAAGCTCTACATCTCCAACCTCGACTATGGCGTTTCCAACGACGACATCAAG GAACTATTTTCTGATGTCGGCGATATCCAGCGTTACTCCATCAACTATGACAGGAGTGGAAGATCAAAG GGAACCGCAGAGGTTGTCTTCTCAAGAAGGTCTGATGCTGTAGCTGCTGTTAAGAGGTACAACAATGTGCAGCTTGATGGCAAACCTATGAAAATTGAGATCATTGGGACAAATATTGAGGCGCCAGCGCCACCAACAGCTACCTTCTCCTTCAATCCACCACCTGGAAACTTCAATGTGCCTTTCAAAAG GCCCGGAAGAGGTGGTGATGGAGGATGGCCTCGGGGTAGAGGTGGTTTCACTGGGCGTGGACTAGGAGGGTATGGGAGCCGTGGACGAGGGAGGGGTGGGCGTGGCAGTGAGAAAGTGTCTGCTGAAGATCTGGATGCGGACTTGGACAAGTACCATGCAGCAGCAATGGAGACCAGCTAA
- the LOC120670975 gene encoding THO complex subunit 4B-like isoform X1, producing MAGALDMSLDDLISKNKKTQPRPSGRGPTSGGGGPAPTAPRRRFNARAAAAPYHRGTTFPFQAQARRPMAYAGYGAAQPQPPMDAPTKLYISNLDYGVSNDDIKELFSDVGDIQRYSINYDRSGRSKGTAEVVFSRRSDAVAAVKRYNNVQLDGKPMKIEIIGTNIEAPAPPTATFSFNPPPGNFNVPFKSRPGRGGDGGWPRGRGGFTGRGLGGYGSRGRGRGGRGSEKVSAEDLDADLDKYHAAAMETS from the exons ATGGCCGGCGCCCTCGACATGTCCCTCGACGACCTCAtctccaagaacaagaaaaccCAACCGCGCCCCAGCGGCCGAGGCCCGACCTCCGGGGGCGGAGGCCCCGCACCCacggcaccgcgccgccgcttcaACGCCCGCGCCGCAGCAGCCCCGTACCACCGCGGCACCACTTTCCCTTTCCAG gcgcaggcgcggcggcCCATGGCTTATGCTGGATACGGAGCCGCCCAGCCCCAGCCGCCGATGGACGCGCCTACCAAGCTCTACATCTCCAACCTCGACTATGGCGTTTCCAACGACGACATCAAG GAACTATTTTCTGATGTCGGCGATATCCAGCGTTACTCCATCAACTATGACAGGAGTGGAAGATCAAAG GGAACCGCAGAGGTTGTCTTCTCAAGAAGGTCTGATGCTGTAGCTGCTGTTAAGAGGTACAACAATGTGCAGCTTGATGGCAAACCTATGAAAATTGAGATCATTGGGACAAATATTGAGGCGCCAGCGCCACCAACAGCTACCTTCTCCTTCAATCCACCACCTGGAAACTTCAATGTGCCTTTCAAAAG CAGGCCCGGAAGAGGTGGTGATGGAGGATGGCCTCGGGGTAGAGGTGGTTTCACTGGGCGTGGACTAGGAGGGTATGGGAGCCGTGGACGAGGGAGGGGTGGGCGTGGCAGTGAGAAAGTGTCTGCTGAAGATCTGGATGCGGACTTGGACAAGTACCATGCAGCAGCAATGGAGACCAGCTAA
- the LOC120670975 gene encoding THO complex subunit 4B-like isoform X3: MAGALDMSLDDLISKNKKTQPRPSGRGPTSGGGGPAPTAPRRRFNARAAAAPYHRGTTFPFQARRPMAYAGYGAAQPQPPMDAPTKLYISNLDYGVSNDDIKELFSDVGDIQRYSINYDRSGRSKGTAEVVFSRRSDAVAAVKRYNNVQLDGKPMKIEIIGTNIEAPAPPTATFSFNPPPGNFNVPFKSRPGRGGDGGWPRGRGGFTGRGLGGYGSRGRGRGGRGSEKVSAEDLDADLDKYHAAAMETS; the protein is encoded by the exons ATGGCCGGCGCCCTCGACATGTCCCTCGACGACCTCAtctccaagaacaagaaaaccCAACCGCGCCCCAGCGGCCGAGGCCCGACCTCCGGGGGCGGAGGCCCCGCACCCacggcaccgcgccgccgcttcaACGCCCGCGCCGCAGCAGCCCCGTACCACCGCGGCACCACTTTCCCTTTCCAG gcgcggcggcCCATGGCTTATGCTGGATACGGAGCCGCCCAGCCCCAGCCGCCGATGGACGCGCCTACCAAGCTCTACATCTCCAACCTCGACTATGGCGTTTCCAACGACGACATCAAG GAACTATTTTCTGATGTCGGCGATATCCAGCGTTACTCCATCAACTATGACAGGAGTGGAAGATCAAAG GGAACCGCAGAGGTTGTCTTCTCAAGAAGGTCTGATGCTGTAGCTGCTGTTAAGAGGTACAACAATGTGCAGCTTGATGGCAAACCTATGAAAATTGAGATCATTGGGACAAATATTGAGGCGCCAGCGCCACCAACAGCTACCTTCTCCTTCAATCCACCACCTGGAAACTTCAATGTGCCTTTCAAAAG CAGGCCCGGAAGAGGTGGTGATGGAGGATGGCCTCGGGGTAGAGGTGGTTTCACTGGGCGTGGACTAGGAGGGTATGGGAGCCGTGGACGAGGGAGGGGTGGGCGTGGCAGTGAGAAAGTGTCTGCTGAAGATCTGGATGCGGACTTGGACAAGTACCATGCAGCAGCAATGGAGACCAGCTAA
- the LOC120670976 gene encoding autophagy-related protein 8D-like, translating into MMPFKKEFTFDERLQESAAMIANYPARVPVIVERFSRSNLPEMEKRKYLVPCDMPVGQFIFILRSRLHLSPGTALFVFVNNTLPQTASLMGSVYDSYKDKDGFLYMCYSSEKTFGCPGLT; encoded by the exons ATGATGCCCTTCAAGAAGGAATTCACCTTCG ATGAGAGGCTCCAGGAATCCGCCGCCATGATCGCCAACTACCCCGCCAGGGTCCCC GTCATCGTTGAAAGGTTTTCAAGGAGTAATTTACCAGAAATGGAGAAAAGGAA GTACCTGGTTCCCTGTGACATGCCTGTTGGGCAGTTCATTTTCATACTACGGTCCAGGTTACACCTATCTCCAGGAACAGCGTTATTTGTGTTTGTAAACAACACTTTACCCCAAACAG CTAGCCTAATGGGAAGTGTATATGACTCGTACAAGGATAAGGATGGTTTCCTATACATGTGCTACAGCAGCGAGAAGACATTTGGCTGCCCTGGCCTGACCTGA